One genomic window of Parasteatoda tepidariorum isolate YZ-2023 chromosome 9, CAS_Ptep_4.0, whole genome shotgun sequence includes the following:
- the LOC107446280 gene encoding leucine-rich repeat protein SHOC-2, giving the protein MRMRLQFILFTQWRILMVNWENTQDGILIMLTNFSDVEGPNIMLNQGATSSCNCSTMMGSVSHDSAELLLSNQLESTSVSGSKDAGNQKKLSSGSLGSGDAARPKQVTVTHPGTTKAKRTSKKKGSIQADLDVAKEFLRCKEEGSTRLDLSKSNISILPPSMRELTHLTEFYLYGNKITSLPVEIGCLVNLRTLALSENSLTSLPDTLANLRQLKVLDLRHNKLNEIPEVIYRLTSLVTLYLRFNRIRYVGEDIANLTNLTMLSLRENKIQELPQGIGKLTQLVTFEASNNHLKHLPPEIGNCVQLSTLDVHHNELIDIPETLGQLVNLTRLGLRYNQLVEIPKSLSQCANMIEFNIENNNVSQLPEGLLSSLSNLTNLTLSRNSFTSFPIGGPSQFCNVYTVNLEHNQISKIPFGIFSRAKNLTKLNMKENQLTSLPLDIGSWSNMVELNLGTNQLTKLPDDIHRLESLEVLILSNNLLKRLPQSIGNLRKLRVLDLEENKLDSLPNDIGYLCELQKLVLQSNQLTSLPRAIGHLSNLTMLHVGENNLACLPEEIGTLENLETLLINDNPSLHHLPFELALCSNLSIMGIENCPLSQIPPDIVNGGPSLVIQYLKMKGPYRSM; this is encoded by the coding sequence ATGCGCATGcgcttacaatttattttatttacacaatGGCGGATCTTGATGGTGAATTGGGAAAACACGCAAGATGGCATTTTAATTATgctaactaatttttctgaTGTCGAAGGTCCTAATATTATGTTAAATCAAGGAGCGACATCATCCTGTAATTGTTCAACAATGATGGGAAGTGTTTCTCACGATTCGGCAGAATTACTACTTAGTAATCAATTAGAATCGACATCAGTATCTGGATCCAAAGACGCGGGGAATCAAAAGAAATTGAGCTCTGGATCTCTAGGAAGTGGAGATGCCGCAAGACCAAAGCAAGTTACAGTAACCCATCCAGGTACGACTAAAGCCAAACGTACATCTAAAAAGAAAGGTTCAATTCAAGCTGATTTAGATGTTGCTAAGGAGTTTCTGCGATGCAAGGAAGAAGGTTCGACAAGACTCGATCTTAGTAAATCAAATATCAGCATTCTTCCTCCATCGATGAGGGAGCTAACGCATTTAACCGAATTTTACTTATACGGTAATAAGATCACGTCATTGCCTGTTGAAATTGGCTGTCTCGTAAATTTGAGGACCTTAGCCCTGAGCGAAAATTCACTTACCAGCTTGCCCGATACTCTTGCAAATCTAAGGCAGCTAAAAGTTCTTGATTTAAGACAcaacaaattaaatgaaataccGGAAGTTATTTACAGACTTACATCATTAGTCACTTTGTATCTACGATTTAATCGTATACGTTATGTCGGTGAAGACATTGCTAACCTTACCAATTTAACCATGCTAAGTTTACGCGAAAACAAAATACAGGAGTTGCCACAGGGAATAGGCAAATTAACTCAACTTGTTACATTTGAAGCATCCAACAACCATTTGAAGCATTTACCTCCTGAAATAGGTAACTGTGTCCAGTTGTCTACATTGGATGTTCACCATAATGAATTAATTGATATTCCAGAAACATTAGGCCAGCTAGTTAATCTTACAAGGCTCGGTCTGAGATATAATCAATTAGTTGAAATTCCAAAATCTCTTAGTCAGTGTGCTAATATGATAGAattcaatattgaaaataataatgtatcaCAATTACCAGAAGGTTTGTTATCTAGTTTATCAAACCTAACTAATCTCACTTTGTCTCGCAATAGCTTCACATCTTTTCCTATTGGAGGCCCATCACAATTTTGCAATGTTTATACTGTGAATTTAGAACATAACCAGATCAGCAAAATACCTTTTGGTATATTTTCTCGTGCCAAAAACTTAACCAAACTGAATATGAAGGAAAACCAGCTCACATCTTTACCTTTAGATATAGGCTCGTGGTCTAATATGGTTGAACTGAATCTCGGTACAAACCAACTCACTAAATTACCGGATGATATTCATCGCTTGGAGTCCTTGGAAGTCTTAATTCTTAGTAATAACCTGCTCAAACGTCTCCCCCAGTCTATTGGAAATCTGCGAAAACTTAGAGTTCTTGATTTGGAAGAAAACAAGCTTGATAGCCTCCCAAATGATATAGGCTATTTATGTGAGTTGCAGAAGTTAGTTCTACAAAGCAATCAATTGACTTCTTTGCCTAGAGCCATTGGTCATTTATCTAACCTTACAATGTTGCATGTGGGAGAAAACAACTTAGCTTGTCTTCCAGAAGAAATTGGAACTTTAGAAAACCTGGAAACCCTTCTTATCAATGATAATCCAAGCTTGCATCATTTACCTTTTGAATTGGCACTTTGTAGTAACCTTTCAATCATGGGTATTGAAAATTGTCCTTTGTCTCAAATACCTCCTGATATTGTAAATGGTGGACCATCCCTAGTCATTCAGTATCTCAAAATGAAAGGACCCTATCGCTCAATGTAA
- the LOC107446281 gene encoding 2-phosphoxylose phosphatase 1 isoform X1 yields the protein MTSTLLRTKKEMIDNKFAVMKFVSRHKLLFACLIIAWIIGMIFTVFLINRSGRTKMKVQRMSSHPLIHPLQHNRLPPSSSFKMVKALRYCNPPNDIIPGQEGKSPVNGSLELVAVIVRHGDRAPLRPIRNQSIINCGTQNSPILLKYLKTLKHLRGSAKHLFPFTTFPLHPGEKHCTSAQMTLLGAHQHLMVGQVLKKAYIEDHGLLGKNWSSDDIKLYSTIYSRTYQSAVAFLFGFLPSFNISNIKIIPSADTRFCMTDYYCNCPLAAQLESQTNKKLKRLLQSHPAVLNLLGRLSPIVKYHPNHSDILDPFEMFDSLMGYVCHGSHLPCIPGTNKCVTFEHVRNLIAFLDWEGRQFIRDSSNVKAAMLNMQGFFIHLLSSMKSYINKKDRARFMLYSGHDVTLEPLSTALGINDGNMIPYASRIVFELYSHTVNSKLNYVLKILFNGKDVTKYTSFCKPYFKDSSRKLPRSSEYGMCPFESFRKYVEDFILAMSASSFQAACNVAQATSNPFDVRYGSYVDESYKPD from the exons atgaCATCTACTCTATTacgaacaaaaaaagaaatgattgataataaatttgctGTAATGAAATTTGTATCAAGACATAAATTGCTGTTTGCGTGCCTTATAATTGCTTGGATTATAGGCATGATATTCACAg tTTTTCTCATAAATAGAAGTGGACGCACAAAAATGAAAGTACAAAGAATGTCTTCTCATCCATTGATTCACCCGCTACAGCATAACAGGTTGCCACCTTCTTCTAGTTTCAAAATGGTGAAAGCTCTGCGTTATTGTAATCCACCTAATGATATAATTCCTGGACAAGAAG GTAAATCTCCTGTTAATGGCTCACTTGAGTTAGTCGCTGTCATTGTTCGCCATGGGGATCGAGCTCCCCTTCGACCAATAAGAAACCAGTCAATTATCAATTGCGGTACTCAAAATAGTCCTATTCTTCTGAAGTAcctgaaaactttaaaacatttaagaggatcagcaaaacatttatttcctttcacAACATTCCCTTTACATCCTGGTGAGAAGCACTGCACATCTGCACAAATGACGTTGCTAGGTGCTCATCAGCACTTAATGGTTGGTCAAGTACTTAAGAAGGCTTACATTGAAGATCATGGCTTACTTGGCAAAAATTGGTCTTCTGATGATATAAAACTCTACAGTACAATATATTCTCGAACTTACCAAAGTGCTGTAGCTTTTTTGTTTGGATTTTTGCCAAGTTTTAAcatatctaatattaaaatcataccATCAGCTGACACCAGATTCTGTATGACTGATTACTATTGCAACTGTCCTCTGGCAGCACAGTTGGAATCccagacaaataaaaaattgaaacgctTGTTGCAGTCTCATCCTGCTGTACTTAATCTTTTGGGAAGGTTGAGCCCTATTGTCAAATACCATCCAAATCATTCTGATATCTTGGATCCTTTTGAAATGTTTGATAGTTTGATGGGCTATGTTTGCCATGGCTCTCATTTGCCATGTATTCCTGGAACAAACAAGTGTGTTACATTTGAGCATGTGcgaaatttaattgcattccTAGATTGGGAGGGCCGTCAGTTTATAAGAGATAGCTCAAATGTCAAAGCAGCTATGTTAAATATGCAAGGCTTCTTTATCCATCTGTTATCTAGCATGAAAAGTTACATAAACAAGAAAGACCGAGCACGTTTCATGCTTTATTCTGGTCATGACGTAACTCTTGAACCTCTTTCAACAGCACTTGGTATAAATGATGGGAATATGATTCCTTATGCCTCCAGAATTGTGTTTGAACTTTATAGTCATACCGTAAATAGTAAACTAAATTatgtcttgaaaattttattcaatgggAAAGATGTGACTAAATATACAAGTTTCTGTAAACCATACTTTAAAGATTCCTCCAGAAAATTGCCTCGTTCTTCAGAGTATGGAATGTGCCCATTTGAAAGTTTTAGGAAGTATGTTGAAGATTTCATCTTAGCAATGAGTGCTTCCTCGTTTCAAGCAGCCTGCAATGTTGCACAAGCTACTTCTAATCCCTTTGATGTTAGATATGGTTCCTATGTTGACGAATCTTATAAACCTGATTGA
- the LOC107446281 gene encoding 2-phosphoxylose phosphatase 1 isoform X2, giving the protein MTSTLLRTKKEMIDNKFAVMKFVSRHKLLFACLIIAWIIVFLINRSGRTKMKVQRMSSHPLIHPLQHNRLPPSSSFKMVKALRYCNPPNDIIPGQEGKSPVNGSLELVAVIVRHGDRAPLRPIRNQSIINCGTQNSPILLKYLKTLKHLRGSAKHLFPFTTFPLHPGEKHCTSAQMTLLGAHQHLMVGQVLKKAYIEDHGLLGKNWSSDDIKLYSTIYSRTYQSAVAFLFGFLPSFNISNIKIIPSADTRFCMTDYYCNCPLAAQLESQTNKKLKRLLQSHPAVLNLLGRLSPIVKYHPNHSDILDPFEMFDSLMGYVCHGSHLPCIPGTNKCVTFEHVRNLIAFLDWEGRQFIRDSSNVKAAMLNMQGFFIHLLSSMKSYINKKDRARFMLYSGHDVTLEPLSTALGINDGNMIPYASRIVFELYSHTVNSKLNYVLKILFNGKDVTKYTSFCKPYFKDSSRKLPRSSEYGMCPFESFRKYVEDFILAMSASSFQAACNVAQATSNPFDVRYGSYVDESYKPD; this is encoded by the exons atgaCATCTACTCTATTacgaacaaaaaaagaaatgattgataataaatttgctGTAATGAAATTTGTATCAAGACATAAATTGCTGTTTGCGTGCCTTATAATTGCTTGGATTATAG tTTTTCTCATAAATAGAAGTGGACGCACAAAAATGAAAGTACAAAGAATGTCTTCTCATCCATTGATTCACCCGCTACAGCATAACAGGTTGCCACCTTCTTCTAGTTTCAAAATGGTGAAAGCTCTGCGTTATTGTAATCCACCTAATGATATAATTCCTGGACAAGAAG GTAAATCTCCTGTTAATGGCTCACTTGAGTTAGTCGCTGTCATTGTTCGCCATGGGGATCGAGCTCCCCTTCGACCAATAAGAAACCAGTCAATTATCAATTGCGGTACTCAAAATAGTCCTATTCTTCTGAAGTAcctgaaaactttaaaacatttaagaggatcagcaaaacatttatttcctttcacAACATTCCCTTTACATCCTGGTGAGAAGCACTGCACATCTGCACAAATGACGTTGCTAGGTGCTCATCAGCACTTAATGGTTGGTCAAGTACTTAAGAAGGCTTACATTGAAGATCATGGCTTACTTGGCAAAAATTGGTCTTCTGATGATATAAAACTCTACAGTACAATATATTCTCGAACTTACCAAAGTGCTGTAGCTTTTTTGTTTGGATTTTTGCCAAGTTTTAAcatatctaatattaaaatcataccATCAGCTGACACCAGATTCTGTATGACTGATTACTATTGCAACTGTCCTCTGGCAGCACAGTTGGAATCccagacaaataaaaaattgaaacgctTGTTGCAGTCTCATCCTGCTGTACTTAATCTTTTGGGAAGGTTGAGCCCTATTGTCAAATACCATCCAAATCATTCTGATATCTTGGATCCTTTTGAAATGTTTGATAGTTTGATGGGCTATGTTTGCCATGGCTCTCATTTGCCATGTATTCCTGGAACAAACAAGTGTGTTACATTTGAGCATGTGcgaaatttaattgcattccTAGATTGGGAGGGCCGTCAGTTTATAAGAGATAGCTCAAATGTCAAAGCAGCTATGTTAAATATGCAAGGCTTCTTTATCCATCTGTTATCTAGCATGAAAAGTTACATAAACAAGAAAGACCGAGCACGTTTCATGCTTTATTCTGGTCATGACGTAACTCTTGAACCTCTTTCAACAGCACTTGGTATAAATGATGGGAATATGATTCCTTATGCCTCCAGAATTGTGTTTGAACTTTATAGTCATACCGTAAATAGTAAACTAAATTatgtcttgaaaattttattcaatgggAAAGATGTGACTAAATATACAAGTTTCTGTAAACCATACTTTAAAGATTCCTCCAGAAAATTGCCTCGTTCTTCAGAGTATGGAATGTGCCCATTTGAAAGTTTTAGGAAGTATGTTGAAGATTTCATCTTAGCAATGAGTGCTTCCTCGTTTCAAGCAGCCTGCAATGTTGCACAAGCTACTTCTAATCCCTTTGATGTTAGATATGGTTCCTATGTTGACGAATCTTATAAACCTGATTGA